In the Mycoplasmoides gallisepticum genome, one interval contains:
- a CDS encoding NADP-dependent glyceraldehyde-3-phosphate dehydrogenase, translated as MSNSECIKKKVCNASSYDFKDKYHHLKGLINNQEVGSSKLIEIKSPIDHELSGSFYGMTAEEIDDAYEKADIAFKSWSKAGYEYRKAKILKFAQLLDAHKEEFANLLTDNIAKAYNESLAEVTRSIQYIHDTISVYEEMITHPLVMDEKIHRVKEKVGKFVREPLGVALNISPWNYPLNTPLSKMIPTLIAGNTVVYKVATQAAIIGIRLAHLFKQAGFDPGVVQCVVGLGREIGDKLNTNKHIKSISFTGSTPVGLSLLKQSAVGNISLELGGKDAALVLSDYDKQKTIKEIVKGAYSYSGQRCTAIKRVFVKNEDADEFVQLLKKEVEKLHLGNPFNNPSLVPVIDQHAANFIKELFDDAVTKKAIVLTGGDFEKNCVEAILLDHVTTDMRVAWEEPFGPILPIIRVKNEAEMVKLHNQSEYGLQASIFTSDQTKFDELANQLEAGTINWNRSSSRGPDFFPFMGVKDSGVGVQGIRDTILSVTRYKGFVYNR; from the coding sequence ATGAGTAATAGCGAATGCATAAAGAAAAAGGTGTGTAATGCATCTTCTTATGATTTTAAGGACAAATATCACCACTTAAAAGGGTTAATTAATAACCAAGAAGTGGGTAGTAGTAAACTAATTGAAATCAAATCACCAATCGATCATGAACTAAGCGGTTCATTTTATGGGATGACAGCAGAAGAGATCGATGATGCTTATGAAAAAGCAGATATTGCGTTTAAAAGTTGATCAAAAGCAGGTTATGAATATCGCAAAGCTAAGATCTTAAAGTTCGCCCAATTACTAGATGCACACAAAGAAGAATTTGCTAACTTACTAACTGATAATATTGCTAAAGCATACAACGAGTCACTAGCTGAAGTAACTCGCTCAATCCAATATATTCACGACACGATCAGTGTTTATGAAGAGATGATTACTCATCCATTAGTAATGGATGAAAAGATCCACCGCGTTAAGGAAAAAGTGGGTAAGTTTGTGCGTGAACCACTAGGGGTAGCATTAAATATTTCGCCATGAAATTACCCCCTAAACACTCCATTATCAAAGATGATTCCGACTTTAATTGCGGGAAATACCGTTGTTTATAAGGTGGCAACCCAAGCAGCAATTATTGGGATTAGATTAGCTCATTTATTCAAGCAAGCTGGTTTTGATCCAGGTGTAGTCCAATGTGTTGTTGGTTTAGGCCGTGAGATTGGTGATAAACTAAATACGAACAAACACATTAAAAGCATTTCATTTACAGGAAGTACTCCAGTTGGTTTAAGTTTATTAAAACAATCAGCTGTGGGTAATATCTCACTTGAATTAGGGGGGAAAGATGCAGCCTTAGTTTTAAGCGATTATGATAAGCAAAAGACAATTAAAGAGATCGTTAAGGGTGCTTATAGTTATTCTGGACAAAGATGTACTGCGATTAAAAGAGTCTTTGTTAAGAATGAAGATGCAGACGAATTTGTTCAACTATTAAAAAAAGAAGTAGAAAAACTACATCTAGGTAATCCATTTAATAATCCATCATTAGTTCCAGTAATCGATCAGCATGCTGCTAATTTTATTAAGGAATTATTTGATGATGCGGTGACTAAAAAAGCTATTGTTTTAACTGGTGGTGACTTTGAGAAAAACTGTGTTGAAGCAATCTTATTAGATCACGTAACAACTGATATGCGTGTTGCTTGAGAAGAACCATTTGGTCCAATTTTACCGATTATTCGTGTGAAAAATGAAGCAGAAATGGTTAAATTACACAACCAATCTGAGTATGGTTTACAAGCAAGTATCTTCACAAGTGATCAAACTAAATTTGACGAGTTAGCTAACCAATTAGAAGCTGGAACAATTAACTGAAACCGTTCATCTTCAAGAGGACCTGATTTCTTCCCGTTCATGGGAGTTAAAGATTCAGGTGTAGGGGTTCAAGGAATTAGGGATACGATCCTATCTGTAACCCGGTACAAAGGTTTTGTTTATAATCGCTAA
- the rpmE gene encoding 50S ribosomal protein L31, which translates to MKKDIHPTLNKVSFLCSSCNNKFILLSVIKAKEVHMDVCSKCHSFYIGETTQQVVKGRAEKLSSKFNQGKAHISKKAEANSSKPQAKTTKRSNDKAKSLKDL; encoded by the coding sequence ATGAAAAAAGATATCCATCCAACATTAAATAAGGTTAGTTTCTTATGCTCTTCTTGTAATAATAAGTTCATTTTATTATCAGTAATTAAAGCTAAAGAAGTTCACATGGACGTTTGCAGTAAATGTCATAGCTTTTATATTGGAGAAACTACTCAACAAGTAGTAAAAGGACGCGCTGAAAAACTGTCTAGCAAGTTCAACCAAGGTAAAGCTCACATTAGTAAAAAAGCTGAAGCAAACTCTTCTAAACCTCAAGCTAAGACTACCAAGAGATCTAACGATAAAGCTAAATCACTAAAAGATTTATAA
- the prfA gene encoding peptide chain release factor 1, giving the protein MEYNKQMYETLVAIRATAQKLNKELESLTNDFKRIHAINKELKQKKQLLEVFELYDKLVVSGLEAEKIINDNAMKEFHELAILDLDAAKEQIPDLEEKLKVLLLPADPNDDKEVIVEMRPAAGGDESSIFVGNMFDLYKEYCSKHNWKINVIEMLPTSVGYSFISFEINGEDVYSKMKFESGVHRVQRVPATEAKGRVHTSTITIAVLPQQDDVEIEINPADLRIDTYRASGAGGQHVNRTESAVRITHIPTGIVAACQEGKSQIANRETAMKMLRSKLWEAAEKEKNDALSALRKNQVGSGDRAEKIRTYNYPQNRVTDHRINMSLNSLDRFMMGEIDEMIDALRSKEQEEKMKLIMNE; this is encoded by the coding sequence ATGGAATATAACAAACAGATGTATGAAACATTAGTAGCTATACGAGCTACTGCACAAAAGTTAAACAAAGAGTTAGAAAGTTTAACTAATGATTTCAAGCGAATTCATGCAATTAACAAAGAATTAAAACAAAAAAAGCAGTTACTAGAAGTTTTTGAACTTTATGACAAATTAGTTGTTAGCGGTCTAGAAGCTGAAAAGATCATTAATGATAATGCGATGAAAGAATTTCATGAATTGGCAATTCTTGATCTAGATGCTGCTAAAGAACAGATCCCTGATTTAGAAGAAAAACTAAAAGTTTTATTATTACCAGCCGATCCTAATGACGATAAGGAAGTTATTGTTGAAATGCGTCCAGCTGCTGGTGGTGATGAATCTTCGATCTTTGTGGGAAATATGTTTGATCTTTATAAGGAATATTGTTCTAAACATAATTGAAAGATCAATGTTATTGAAATGTTACCTACTTCTGTAGGTTACAGTTTTATTTCTTTTGAAATTAACGGTGAAGACGTTTATTCAAAGATGAAGTTTGAATCAGGCGTTCATCGAGTACAAAGAGTTCCAGCTACCGAAGCAAAAGGCCGCGTTCATACATCAACGATAACCATAGCAGTATTACCTCAACAAGATGATGTAGAAATCGAAATTAACCCAGCAGATTTAAGAATTGATACTTATCGTGCTTCAGGTGCAGGTGGTCAGCACGTTAATCGAACTGAGAGTGCTGTAAGAATTACTCATATCCCAACTGGAATTGTAGCAGCTTGTCAAGAAGGGAAATCACAGATCGCTAATCGAGAAACTGCAATGAAAATGCTTCGTTCTAAATTATGAGAAGCAGCTGAAAAAGAAAAAAACGACGCTTTATCTGCATTAAGAAAGAATCAAGTTGGTTCTGGTGACCGTGCTGAGAAGATCAGAACATACAACTATCCACAGAACCGTGTAACTGATCATAGAATCAATATGTCATTAAATAGTTTAGATCGATTTATGATGGGAGAAATCGATGAAATGATTGATGCATTACGTTCTAAAGAACAAGAAGAAAAAATGAAATTAATTATGAACGAATAG
- the prmC gene encoding peptide chain release factor N(5)-glutamine methyltransferase, with the protein MTFHELINYLTNNYSKYQEKYSWSFFLLIKRYSEKIENKTDLITLRNEEIDFNFDQFIKDCNRIYKDEYPVEYIINQIEINGLKLFVDETVLIPRIDTNAVIEKFLEVINSRKDIVNVLDICTGTGLIALTIKKQFPKYQVFGSDISKSAVKIANFNAVNNLLDARFYVADYLEVFEQVSEEIDALIINPPYLDEELKSNYIKEINYEPFNALFAKNGGTFFYEEIFRYLTTNKTKIKVLCMEFSERIYEKTVQLLKKYGLYDKTTFFNDANDKLRGFIIEWKF; encoded by the coding sequence ATGACTTTCCACGAACTAATTAATTACTTAACAAACAATTATTCAAAATATCAAGAGAAATACTCTTGATCATTTTTTTTATTAATAAAACGCTATTCTGAAAAAATTGAGAATAAAACAGATCTGATTACTTTGCGTAATGAAGAGATAGATTTTAATTTTGATCAGTTTATCAAAGATTGTAATCGCATCTATAAAGATGAATATCCAGTTGAATACATTATTAATCAAATCGAAATTAATGGATTAAAACTGTTTGTTGATGAAACTGTTTTAATCCCTAGAATAGATACAAATGCAGTAATTGAAAAGTTTTTAGAAGTTATTAATTCACGCAAAGATATTGTTAACGTTTTAGATATTTGTACAGGCACTGGATTAATTGCGTTAACAATTAAAAAACAATTTCCAAAATATCAAGTATTTGGGTCAGATATTTCAAAATCAGCGGTAAAAATAGCTAATTTTAATGCTGTAAATAATTTGTTAGATGCAAGGTTTTATGTAGCAGATTATCTTGAAGTTTTTGAACAAGTGAGTGAAGAGATAGATGCATTAATTATTAATCCGCCTTACCTAGATGAAGAACTAAAATCGAATTACATTAAAGAAATAAATTACGAACCATTCAATGCTTTGTTTGCTAAGAACGGCGGCACGTTTTTTTACGAAGAAATATTTAGATATCTAACTACGAATAAAACTAAGATTAAAGTGCTGTGTATGGAGTTTTCTGAGCGAATATATGAAAAGACGGTGCAGTTGTTAAAGAAGTATGGTTTGTACGACAAAACCACTTTTTTTAATGATGCTAACGATAAGTTAAGAGGGTTTATTATTGAATGAAAGTTCTAG
- a CDS encoding L-threonylcarbamoyladenylate synthase, which translates to MKVLEFEKDFDEIVKAINDDKLVILPTDTVFGVICKSKNKIYDFKKRDLNKKLIYFCSDVEQTNINDKLFLDLANRFWPGKLTLIYNKESYRIPNSPYILKIAKICGKIYSSSANISDLNPYKTWEQYYNDPYFNQNNDVVVIKGETTSEQGSTIYDLDSNKILREGELSQSLKEFLANRSK; encoded by the coding sequence ATGAAAGTTCTAGAATTTGAAAAAGATTTTGACGAAATAGTTAAAGCCATTAATGATGATAAGCTAGTTATCTTACCAACTGATACAGTCTTTGGGGTAATCTGCAAATCTAAAAATAAAATATACGACTTCAAAAAAAGAGATCTAAATAAAAAATTAATTTACTTTTGTTCAGATGTAGAGCAAACTAATATAAACGATAAGTTGTTTCTAGATCTAGCTAATCGTTTCTGACCAGGTAAATTGACACTTATTTATAACAAGGAAAGTTATCGCATTCCAAACAGTCCTTATATTTTAAAAATCGCTAAAATATGCGGTAAAATTTACTCTTCTAGTGCTAATATAAGTGATTTAAATCCTTATAAAACTTGAGAACAGTATTATAATGATCCGTACTTTAATCAGAATAACGACGTTGTTGTGATAAAAGGTGAAACTACGTCTGAACAAGGATCAACAATTTATGACTTAGATTCAAACAAAATTCTAAGAGAAGGAGAATTGAGCCAATCTCTTAAAGAATTTTTAGCTAATCGCTCAAAATAA
- a CDS encoding RpiB/LacA/LacB family sugar-phosphate isomerase yields the protein MDKRKIIFVADHTGVFLKQELISMLKTEYHNQYEVIDLGSDDEKSADDYPDFAFMLEDYFKDENTRNIGVAICGTGVGICIAANKIKNVRAGLVTDVQYAELAIQHDNCNVLVLGARTTSIDVNKEILRKFLSAQFEGGRHQRRVDKISNYEKKQD from the coding sequence ATGGACAAGAGAAAAATCATATTCGTAGCTGATCATACAGGTGTTTTCTTAAAACAAGAACTTATCAGTATGCTTAAAACTGAATACCATAATCAATATGAAGTTATTGATTTAGGTTCAGATGATGAAAAAAGTGCAGATGATTATCCTGACTTTGCTTTTATGCTTGAAGATTACTTTAAGGATGAAAACACAAGAAATATCGGTGTAGCGATCTGTGGTACTGGTGTTGGGATCTGTATAGCAGCTAACAAGATTAAAAATGTTCGTGCAGGATTAGTAACTGATGTTCAATATGCAGAACTTGCGATTCAACATGATAACTGCAACGTTTTAGTTCTTGGAGCTAGAACAACATCAATTGATGTTAATAAAGAGATCCTAAGAAAGTTCTTATCAGCACAATTTGAAGGTGGTAGACACCAAAGAAGAGTGGATAAAATTAGTAACTATGAAAAAAAACAAGATTAA
- a CDS encoding Holliday junction resolvase RecU gives MHQNRGMFLETLINNTIKHNELAHKGLIFKRHLPINVYNFANRRVTGWLKEKTQTDYYGLYKGYFFDFDAKQSSKINYSLKNIKQHQLDHLRKIHEQGGIAFILLLIVPKEEFYMIPIKKIDSWLKNQESNTLKYEWIQKSSFKLELFYPGVIGIFEALQEWIDLITLRRSSGS, from the coding sequence ATGCATCAAAATAGAGGAATGTTTCTTGAAACATTAATCAATAATACAATTAAGCATAACGAATTAGCCCACAAAGGGCTAATTTTTAAACGTCACTTACCAATCAATGTTTATAATTTTGCTAACAGAAGAGTTACTGGGTGATTAAAAGAAAAGACACAAACCGATTATTATGGGCTTTATAAGGGTTATTTCTTTGATTTCGATGCAAAACAAAGCTCTAAAATTAATTATTCGCTTAAGAATATCAAGCAACACCAACTAGATCATTTAAGAAAGATTCACGAACAAGGAGGGATTGCTTTTATCTTATTGTTAATCGTTCCCAAAGAAGAGTTTTATATGATTCCAATTAAAAAAATTGATTCTTGGTTAAAAAACCAAGAATCAAACACCTTAAAGTATGAATGGATTCAGAAAAGCTCTTTTAAATTGGAACTATTTTATCCCGGAGTAATTGGGATCTTTGAAGCTCTTCAAGAATGGATCGACTTAATTACTCTTCGTCGTTCTAGCGGTTCTTAA
- a CDS encoding HU family DNA-binding protein: MLTKSEICKIIAECTGVSPKLVKACFQVYSDLVKKEIKSQGQVRLPELGTFRVTIGRERISVNPITGAQTRIPPKPKVKFRAAKPLKEVTATIKWKYVSEDDELLQPKRKATGFFKNR, encoded by the coding sequence ATGCTAACTAAATCTGAAATTTGCAAAATTATCGCTGAATGTACTGGAGTAAGTCCAAAACTTGTTAAGGCTTGTTTCCAAGTTTATAGTGATTTAGTAAAAAAAGAAATTAAATCTCAAGGTCAAGTAAGATTACCTGAACTTGGTACTTTTAGAGTTACTATTGGTCGTGAAAGAATTTCAGTTAACCCGATTACAGGAGCACAAACTAGAATTCCGCCTAAACCAAAGGTAAAATTTAGAGCTGCTAAACCACTTAAAGAAGTAACAGCTACAATCAAGTGGAAATACGTAAGCGAAGACGATGAATTGCTTCAACCTAAAAGAAAAGCCACTGGATTCTTTAAGAACCGCTAG
- a CDS encoding DUF1951 domain-containing protein yields MSHKLSEEQKKETEYQANVEKAITAFNTLFTKEANKFDFIKSVYENDGVANMEYPRQKLNELMDLIINEPTKHYARNFFINTCLTKITAYEEIEDVLSLFKKNKQILDKFCLYYLLFKQSFNFDDSERFKITKILSNIARELIEVLDLN; encoded by the coding sequence ATGTCTCACAAATTGTCTGAAGAACAAAAGAAAGAAACAGAATATCAAGCAAATGTTGAAAAAGCAATAACAGCCTTTAATACATTATTTACTAAAGAAGCTAATAAATTCGATTTTATTAAATCTGTTTATGAGAACGATGGCGTTGCCAACATGGAGTACCCTCGTCAAAAATTAAATGAATTAATGGATTTAATTATTAACGAACCAACTAAGCATTATGCTAGAAATTTCTTCATCAATACTTGTTTAACAAAGATTACTGCTTATGAAGAAATTGAAGACGTTTTAAGTTTATTTAAAAAAAACAAACAGATCTTAGATAAATTTTGTTTGTATTACTTATTATTTAAACAATCATTTAATTTTGACGATTCAGAAAGATTTAAAATCACCAAAATTTTATCAAATATTGCCCGAGAACTTATTGAGGTTTTAGATTTAAATTAA
- the rplJ gene encoding 50S ribosomal protein L10 translates to MNFKYTMKAIIQKKIEHVNKIAGLLKEAKSFVVFEYSTMTAKAITALRRKVKTSANQMFVLKNNILKRAIKEAGIDGFDDDIKNQIAVVIGLEDAFLPIKAVHEYVTANEKVKYVCGYLENEKLSAAELSEIAVLPSRDELYSMFLSVLQAPVRKFMYALKAVADTKQQ, encoded by the coding sequence TTGAATTTTAAATACACAATGAAAGCAATTATTCAAAAAAAGATTGAACATGTAAATAAGATTGCTGGATTGTTAAAAGAAGCAAAATCGTTTGTCGTATTTGAATATTCAACAATGACAGCAAAAGCTATTACAGCACTTAGAAGAAAAGTAAAAACTAGTGCTAATCAGATGTTTGTTTTAAAAAACAACATCTTAAAAAGAGCAATTAAAGAAGCTGGCATTGATGGATTTGACGATGATATCAAAAACCAAATCGCAGTTGTGATTGGGTTAGAAGACGCTTTTTTACCAATCAAAGCAGTTCATGAATATGTTACAGCTAATGAAAAAGTTAAGTATGTTTGCGGATATTTAGAAAACGAGAAATTATCTGCAGCAGAACTAAGCGAAATAGCTGTTCTTCCATCAAGAGATGAACTATACAGCATGTTCTTATCAGTGCTTCAAGCTCCAGTACGCAAATTTATGTACGCGCTTAAAGCTGTAGCTGATACAAAACAACAATAA
- the rplL gene encoding 50S ribosomal protein L7/L12: protein MAKLTKEQFIESLKEMTIVEINDVIKAIEEAFGVSAAAPIAAAAAAPAAAAPTEATVVLVSAGDKKVEVIKLVREVTGLGLMDAKKAVDTPPATIKENMNIEEAKALKAKFEAVGAKVDLK, encoded by the coding sequence ATGGCAAAATTAACAAAAGAACAATTTATTGAAAGTCTAAAAGAAATGACTATCGTTGAAATCAACGATGTAATTAAAGCAATCGAAGAAGCATTCGGTGTTTCAGCTGCTGCTCCTATAGCTGCTGCTGCAGCTGCTCCAGCGGCTGCTGCTCCAACTGAAGCAACAGTTGTTTTAGTATCAGCTGGTGATAAGAAAGTTGAAGTTATTAAACTAGTAAGAGAAGTAACTGGTTTAGGTTTAATGGATGCTAAGAAAGCAGTTGACACTCCTCCTGCAACTATTAAAGAAAATATGAATATTGAAGAAGCTAAAGCATTAAAAGCTAAGTTCGAAGCTGTTGGTGCTAAAGTTGATCTTAAATAA
- the rpmF gene encoding 50S ribosomal protein L32 — protein sequence MAVQQRRSSKHRRDKRRSHDALAVNLINVCKHCGKFKRAHRACSCGMYNELRITKAK from the coding sequence ATGGCAGTACAACAAAGAAGATCTTCGAAACACAGAAGAGATAAAAGACGTTCACATGATGCTTTAGCAGTTAACTTAATTAACGTATGTAAGCATTGTGGGAAATTCAAAAGAGCTCACAGAGCTTGCTCTTGCGGAATGTATAACGAATTAAGAATTACCAAAGCAAAATAA
- a CDS encoding DnaJ domain-containing protein → MSSKRDYYEILEVSRSATQQDIKKAFRKLAMKYHPDRNKDSDAEEKFKEVNEAYEVLSDEEKRKLYDTYGHEGLNASGFHQGGFNPYDVFNSVFSGFDFEGGFGDVFSQFFGGGGSGFHNQEYIEEVDVNLVHEIKINFLEAANGCIKNVKYTRQVTCPDCNGSGSADGDVITCSDCNGEGFLVEQRRTLLGMFQTKKTCPSCKGEGQTIKNKCKKCKSRRMVDEVVERKVSIDSNVFYQDVVIVRGEGHIYKNLVGDLFLRVKIEPSRVFELRDNHVVVNVLVDPLVAITGGTILIPTLKEIKEINLKAGTKNGDIITIANGGINLKLDSRVYGANYNQKGDLIVVINYARPSEYSKQEITKLKEFIKPNKEVNLYETLMKKELNNKDSQ, encoded by the coding sequence ATGTCTTCAAAAAGAGATTATTACGAAATATTAGAAGTATCCCGTTCAGCTACACAGCAAGATATTAAAAAAGCCTTTAGAAAACTGGCTATGAAATATCACCCTGATCGCAATAAAGATTCAGATGCTGAAGAGAAGTTCAAAGAAGTTAATGAAGCTTACGAGGTACTAAGCGATGAAGAGAAAAGAAAACTTTATGACACTTATGGTCATGAAGGTTTAAACGCGTCTGGATTCCACCAAGGTGGATTCAATCCTTATGACGTGTTTAACTCTGTATTTAGCGGGTTTGATTTCGAAGGTGGGTTTGGTGATGTTTTTTCACAATTCTTTGGTGGTGGAGGCAGTGGTTTTCACAACCAAGAATACATTGAAGAAGTTGATGTTAATTTAGTTCATGAGATTAAGATCAACTTCTTAGAAGCAGCCAATGGTTGTATTAAAAACGTTAAGTATACCAGACAAGTTACTTGTCCGGATTGTAACGGGTCAGGTTCAGCTGATGGTGATGTAATTACATGTAGTGATTGTAATGGCGAAGGGTTTCTTGTTGAACAAAGAAGAACATTACTAGGAATGTTCCAAACCAAAAAGACCTGTCCTTCTTGTAAAGGTGAAGGTCAAACGATCAAAAATAAATGTAAGAAATGTAAATCACGTAGAATGGTTGATGAAGTCGTTGAAAGAAAAGTCTCAATCGATTCAAATGTCTTTTATCAAGATGTTGTAATCGTTCGCGGGGAAGGACACATTTATAAGAATCTAGTGGGGGATCTTTTCTTAAGAGTGAAGATCGAACCTTCTAGGGTGTTTGAATTACGCGATAACCACGTGGTGGTTAACGTTTTAGTTGATCCATTGGTGGCTATCACTGGTGGAACAATCTTAATTCCGACTTTAAAAGAGATCAAAGAAATTAATCTAAAAGCCGGAACTAAAAATGGTGATATCATCACGATTGCTAATGGTGGAATTAACTTAAAACTAGACTCACGGGTTTATGGTGCTAATTACAACCAAAAAGGTGATCTAATCGTTGTAATCAACTATGCAAGACCTAGTGAATACTCTAAACAAGAGATTACTAAACTTAAAGAGTTCATTAAACCAAATAAGGAAGTAAACTTATACGAAACCTTAATGAAGAAAGAACTTAATAATAAGGATTCGCAATAA